Proteins co-encoded in one uncultured Draconibacterium sp. genomic window:
- the nrfD gene encoding NrfD/PsrC family molybdoenzyme membrane anchor subunit yields the protein MFNSAVRGKLIDGDKSFSQISKQILAPIHDKTPLWWYAAMLVSLGMFGFGLYCKYITVSTGIGTWGVNNSVAWGWAIINFVWWIGIGHAGTAFSIFLLILRQKWRTAINRAAEAMTVVAVFCASLFPLLHMGRPWLFFFIFPYPNTRGPLWVNFNSPLFWDFVAISAYLLISASFWYFGMVPDFATIRDTAKSKIKKAIYGFFSFGWTGSSREWLRFEGLSFVLGGIAAVLVVSVHSIVATDFAVSVQAGWHTTIFPPYFVIGAIFSGFAMVLTLVITMRALYKMNDFITDRHVDAICRILIFISLIMGTAYMTEIFIAWYSASEYETYMFFKNRLFGDYAFQFWAMFTANAVIPQLFWFKAVRKRMWMVFIISIIINIGMWFERFNIVVTTLSRDYLPANWANYSPTYVEIGFFIGTLGMFLAGVLLFFRYIPMIAISELKSVAKFDKPNNGQLKAKSHE from the coding sequence ATGTTTAATTCAGCCGTAAGGGGAAAGCTAATTGATGGCGACAAATCGTTCAGCCAGATATCGAAGCAGATATTAGCGCCCATCCATGACAAAACGCCACTGTGGTGGTATGCAGCCATGCTGGTGAGCTTGGGCATGTTTGGATTTGGTTTGTATTGCAAATACATCACCGTTTCAACCGGAATTGGTACCTGGGGAGTAAACAACTCGGTAGCCTGGGGGTGGGCCATCATCAACTTTGTTTGGTGGATTGGTATCGGACATGCCGGAACCGCATTTTCCATTTTCCTGCTCATTTTACGGCAGAAATGGAGAACCGCCATTAACCGCGCCGCCGAAGCAATGACCGTTGTTGCAGTATTCTGTGCCAGCCTTTTCCCGCTGCTGCACATGGGACGTCCGTGGTTATTTTTCTTCATTTTCCCTTATCCGAATACACGAGGTCCGCTTTGGGTAAATTTTAATTCACCGCTTTTCTGGGACTTTGTGGCTATTTCAGCTTACCTGCTTATATCAGCAAGTTTCTGGTATTTTGGCATGGTGCCTGATTTTGCAACCATTCGCGACACGGCAAAATCAAAAATAAAAAAAGCGATATACGGATTCTTTTCTTTTGGATGGACCGGATCGAGCCGCGAGTGGCTGCGTTTTGAAGGCCTGAGTTTTGTGCTTGGCGGAATTGCTGCAGTATTGGTAGTTTCGGTACACTCAATTGTGGCCACCGACTTTGCCGTTTCGGTACAGGCGGGCTGGCATACGACAATCTTCCCACCGTACTTTGTAATTGGAGCAATTTTCTCGGGATTTGCCATGGTGCTCACACTGGTAATTACCATGCGTGCCCTGTACAAAATGAATGACTTTATTACCGACCGGCACGTGGATGCAATTTGCCGGATTCTGATATTTATTTCGCTCATTATGGGAACTGCCTATATGACCGAAATCTTTATCGCCTGGTATTCGGCTTCGGAATACGAAACCTATATGTTCTTCAAAAACCGATTATTTGGTGATTATGCCTTCCAGTTTTGGGCCATGTTTACAGCCAACGCTGTAATTCCTCAGTTGTTTTGGTTTAAAGCGGTGCGCAAACGCATGTGGATGGTTTTTATCATATCCATTATCATCAATATAGGTATGTGGTTCGAGCGTTTTAACATTGTGGTTACCACCCTTAGCCGCGATTATTTACCGGCCAACTGGGCTAACTATTCGCCCACCTACGTTGAAATAGGATTCTTTATCGGTACACTCGGAATGTTTTTGGCCGGAGTACTATTGTTCTTCCGCTACATTCCAATGATTGCCATTTCGGAATTAAAAAGTGTGGCAAAATTCGACAAACCAAATAACGGACAACTAAAAGCAAAGAGTCATGAGTAA
- a CDS encoding DUF3341 domain-containing protein, whose protein sequence is MSKKYILGVFDDEATLVDAFEKLKDKGVMPVEVYTPYPVHEILEGMPIKTRITHAAFFYGLFAALGILGFLTYAASISWPLHYGGKPFNAFPSFIVVTIVATILSITLLTLFTFSVRAKVFPGKKAEIFHERATDDKFVMVFDEAGIENDRESLKAILTEHGKIE, encoded by the coding sequence ATGAGTAAAAAATATATCCTTGGCGTTTTTGACGACGAAGCTACATTGGTTGACGCTTTTGAGAAATTAAAAGACAAAGGAGTAATGCCGGTTGAGGTTTACACGCCTTACCCGGTACACGAGATATTGGAGGGAATGCCCATAAAAACACGCATTACACATGCAGCTTTCTTTTACGGATTGTTTGCGGCGCTGGGTATTCTAGGATTTCTGACTTATGCAGCCTCCATTAGTTGGCCTTTACACTACGGAGGAAAACCATTCAATGCATTCCCGTCGTTTATTGTGGTTACTATTGTGGCCACCATTCTTTCCATAACGCTGCTTACACTCTTTACCTTTTCAGTACGGGCAAAAGTATTCCCCGGCAAAAAAGCAGAGATATTTCACGAGCGGGCCACCGACGATAAGTTTGTTATGGTGTTCGACGAAGCCGGAATTGAAAACGATCGTGAATCGTTAAAAGCAATTCTAACTGAACATGGTAAAATTGAATAA
- a CDS encoding cytochrome c, giving the protein MSIEKNRYKIKDKNIKQSRTFAFVLLTFALLTSCDYSRRTTGWQYFDDMVTSPAYESYTSNPNFADGKTMQPPVPGTIPRGIIPYAYQKTDEDRALAAATLVNELEPSKENLERGEKMYGIYCMQCHGEKGNGQGRLYISKKYTYPPASLLSEKMMANPEADIYHVITVGFGIMGEHGSMIKPDDRWKIAMYVKEVLQN; this is encoded by the coding sequence ATGAGCATTGAGAAAAACAGATATAAAATAAAAGACAAAAATATAAAGCAAAGCCGAACTTTTGCCTTTGTACTTTTAACTTTTGCCCTACTAACTTCGTGCGATTATAGCCGCCGAACTACAGGCTGGCAGTATTTCGATGACATGGTTACTTCGCCAGCTTACGAGAGCTATACGTCTAATCCCAATTTTGCAGATGGAAAAACCATGCAACCACCTGTTCCGGGGACAATCCCGAGGGGTATAATCCCTTACGCTTACCAAAAAACCGATGAAGACCGGGCACTGGCTGCTGCCACACTGGTAAACGAGTTGGAACCAAGCAAAGAAAACCTGGAACGCGGCGAAAAAATGTATGGCATTTACTGTATGCAATGCCACGGCGAAAAAGGCAACGGACAGGGGCGATTGTATATAAGTAAAAAATATACTTACCCTCCGGCCAGTTTGCTTAGCGAAAAAATGATGGCCAATCCCGAAGCTGATATCTACCATGTTATTACCGTAGGCTTTGGAATTATGGGCGAGCACGGTTCGATGATTAAACCAGACGACCGCTGGAAAATTGCGATGTATGTAAAAGAGGTATTACAGAATTGA